The Arachis hypogaea cultivar Tifrunner chromosome 16, arahy.Tifrunner.gnm2.J5K5, whole genome shotgun sequence genome contains a region encoding:
- the LOC112754402 gene encoding PAN domain-containing protein At5g03700-like produces the protein MSPLLLLLFLSLATALTCSASPQIHIGFSASPQSQTAPFESLFTDPTGNFSLCFLRQNQNHLALAVIHVASLQPLWLANPTHLASWSHTTRLSFNGTLLLSDPKTNLLWSTATTGGDTLLLLNTSNLQILNKAKATPIWQSFDFPTNTLVQDQNFTTAMSLSSQNGLYSLRLGNDFMGLYANYPENDASSLGQLLYWKRTALEAKEVIKQGQGPIYARVNKEGYLGMYQTSAKPIDVQKFDSFQQTPTASSFLFVRLEPDGNLKGYYWNSNKSSWVLNYQAITETCELPLPCGSYGLCTPGGSGCSCLDNRTRFEPGVGCFGGSNGNLCSEKIGGDSYSVIRRTGVEPPHKELDGHVTTPSSAECEGLCERNCSCWGAMYNNVSGFCYIMDYPIGTMSGSGEEYKIGYFKVRKSESGKNRVGVRVGVVVGVMVGIVFIGAGVWMMRMRWRRKGVNGMLGEENGSSPGPYRNLGFDSFKSIEMSGQR, from the coding sequence ATGTCCCCCTTGCTGCTGTTACTATTCCTCTCCCTCGCCACAGCGTTGACATGTTCCGCATCACCACAGATCCACATAGGCTTCTCCGCGTCACCACAATCCCAAACGGCGCCGTTTGAGTCCCTTTTCACCGACCCTACTGGCAATTTCTCTTTATGCTTCCTCCGCCAGAACCAAAACCACCTCGCACTCGCCGTCATCCACGTAGCATCCTTGCAGCCACTCTGGCTCGCTAACCCAACTCACTTGGCCTCATGGTCCCACACCACGCGCCTCTCCTTCAACGGCACTCTTCTCCTCTCCGACCCCAAAACAAACCTCCTCTGGTCAACCGCAACAACCGGCGGCGATACCCTTCTGCTACTTAACACCTCCAACCTTCAGATCCTAAACAAAGCCAAAGCCACTCCCATATGGCAAAGCTTCGATTTCCCCACAAATACTCTCGTTCAGGACCAGAACTTCACAACCGCCATGTCATTATCGTCGCAAAATGGTTTGTACTCGTTGCGGTTAGGCAACGATTTCATGGGGCTCTACGCTAACTACCCTGAAAATGATGCAAGTTCGTTGGGGCAGTTACTCTACTGGAAGCGCACCGCACTGGAGGCCAAAGAAGTTATAAAACAAGGACAGGGACCAATCTACGCACGTGTCAATAAAGAGGGGTATCTCGGCATGTACCAAACCAGCGCCAAGCCCATTGACGTTCAGAAGTTCGACAGCTTCCAACAAACTCCAACGGCATCGTCGTTTCTGTTCGTGCGGTTAGAACCCGATGGGAACCTCAAAGGGTATTATTGGAATTCCAACAAGTCCAGCTGGGTGCTCAACTACCAGGCCATAACGGAAACCTGCGAGCTTCCACTCCCCTGCGGATCGTACGGTTTGTGTACTCCGGGCGGGTCTGGGTGCTCGTGTTTGGATAACCGAACCCGGTTCGAACCGGGTGTTGGTTGCTTCGGTGGTAGCAACGGAAACTTGTGCTCGGAAAAGATTGGTGGAGACAGTTACTCAGTGATTCGAAGGACGGGGGTAGAGCCACCGCATAAGGAGCTGGATGGTCACGTGACGACGCCGTCTTCGGCGGAGTGTGAAGGGTTGTGCGAGAGAAACTGTAGCTGTTGGGGTGCGATGTACAACAACGTAAGCGGGTTTTGTTACATAATGGACTACCCGATTGGGACGATGTCGGGTTCCGGGGAAGAGTACAAGATTGGGTATTTTAAGGTGAGGAAAAGTGAGAGTGGGAAGAATCGGGTTGGGGTTCGGGTTGGGGTGGTGGTTGGGGTTATGGTTGGGATTGTCTTTATTGGGGCTGGGGTGTGGATGATGAGAATGCGGTGGAGAAGGAAAGGGGTCAATGGGATGTTGGGCGAAGAAAACGGGTCTTCACCCGGCCCGTATAGGAATCTTGGATTCGACAGTTTTAAATCCATTGAGATGAGCGgtcaaagatga